The genomic region GCCTTGGCCGCCTTGGGCGGGGCCGGCCGGTACCAGAGCATGCGCAGGCCGTTGGCCACCACCAGCAGGGTGCTGCCCTCGTGGCCGATGACGCCCACCGACAAGGTGATCAGATCAAACAAAGTAAGAACCACCAGGACGGCGATGACGCCTACCGCCAAGCCCAGCCCCTGGTACAGGGTCCGCCGGGCCCGGCGGGACACGTCCAGGGCGAAGGGAAACAGGCTGATCTCATCGGTCATGAGCACCACGTCGGCCGTCTCCAAGGCCACGTCGGTGCCGGCGCCGCCCATGGCCACGCCCACGCTGGCGGTGGCCAGGGCCGGGGCGTCGTTCACCCCGTCGCCCACCATGGCCACGGGGCCCTTGGCCGACAGGCGGTTGATGACCTGGGCCTTTTCCTCGGGCAGCATGTCGGCATGCCATTCGTCGATGTCCAGCTCCTTGGCCACCACCCGGGCCACGCCGCCATGGTCGCCGGTGAGCAGGGCCGTGTGGCGGATGCCCAATTCCCGCAGCTGGGCCACGGCCGTGTAGGCGTCGGGCCGCAGCCGGTCGCCGAAGCCGATGACCCCCAGGAGGCCGGTATCGGTGCCCACGAAGGCCAGGGTGTGGCCCCGCTCCTTCAACTCTTCGGCCTGGGCCATAACCTCAGGGGGCAGGCGGTCCAGGCGCTGCCGGGCCAGCACGTGGTCGCCGACAAAGGCGGGGCGGCCTGCCACGGTGCCCACCACGCCCCGGCTGGGCACGGCGGTCACGTCGTCGGCCTCGGGATAGGTCACATTCTGCTCCTGGGCGTGGCGCAGAACCGCCGCCGCCAGGGGGTGCTCGGAGCGGGCCTCCAGGGCGGCCGCCACCGCCAGCAGCTCCCCGTCCGTCACGCCGGGGGCCGTCACCATGGCCGTCACCTGGGGCCGGCCTTCCGTCAAGGTGCCCGTCTTGTCGAAGGCCACCACCTGCACATCGGCCAGCCGCTCGATGTACTTGCCGCCCTTGAACAGCACGCCCCGCCGGGCGGCGGTGGACATGGCGCTCAAGAAAGTGGCCGGCGCGGCGATGGCCACGGCGCAGGGGGACGCTACAACCATCAAGGTCAGGGCCCGGTACATGGTGGCGTCGGGGTCGGCGCCCCACAGCCGGGGGATGGTGGCGGCGGCTATGGTCAAGCCGATGACCACCCGGGCGTAAATCTGCTCGAATCGCTCGATGCGCTCCTGGCTTTGGGCCTTTTCCTCCTGGGCCTGCTCCACCATTGCCACGATGCGGGCCAGCAGGGAGTCCGAGGCATCCTTGGTGACGGTGACGGTCAAGGCGCCGTGATGGTTGATGGTGCCGGCAAACACGGGATCGCCGGGGCCCTTGCCCACGGGCATGGACTCGCCCGTCAGGGAGGATTCGTCCAAGGTGGACCGGCCTTCGGCGATGACGCCGTCGGCGGGCACCCGTTCGCCGGGCAGGACGATGACCCGGTCGCCGGGCACCAGATCTTCAATAGGAACGGTAACCTCGCTGCCGTCGGGCTCCAGCCGGGTGGCCTGGTGGGGCCGCAGCTCCACCAGGGCGGCAATGGCCCGCCGGGCCCGTTCCAAAGCGAAATGCTGCAGGGTGTTGCTGGCGGAGAACAGGAGGAGCAGCACCGCTCCCTCGTGCCAGTAGTCCAGGAAGGCGGCGCCGATGGCGGCCAGAATCATAAGGAGGTCTACATCCACATCCCCTTGGAGCAAGGTGCGGATGCCCTGCTGGGCGGCGTACCAGCCACCTGTTAGGTAGGCAGCGGCATAGATGTATGGGGCGAGGGTGGGATCACCCAGCCATTCCACCAGCAGCCCGGCGGCCACCAGGACCAAGGTGGCCAGGGTGAGCAAGGTCTGCGGGTCCAACAACCAATATAGCCGGCTGCGCACCGGCGTTGCGGATATGGGCGTCGCCGTCATGATCAAGCCCCCGCTCCAAAAATTTATTGCCGCTATCTATTTATAATGAATATAATTAACCTGTCACCCTGTCAACCTATGGTTGCCTGTGGCCGCTTGCCTCTCCATATTACTTGTTAAGATAATACAAGGAACGGCCATGGACGGAGAGCGGCCTCACCATAGGGAGACTTGTTGGGGGGGAGGGACGGCAGTGGACGCGCTTTCCAAGACCATTACCGACGTGGTGGCGCAAATCCAGCCGTCGGTAGTGCACGTCAGAGCTACCGCAGACAACGGCGACCTGTCCGGCATGGGTTCGGGCGTGGTCATCGACAACACCCACGTTATCACCAGCGCTCAAGTCGTGTCCGGTGAAGAAAAGGAAATACAGGTCCAGACCGCCAACGGCCGCAAGTACCGGGCCTCCATCGTAGGGGTGGATCCCCTCTACCACGTGACGGTGCTGGAAATCGACGGGTGGCTCGGCATTGCGCCCCCCAAGCTGGCTTCCTCCCGCGAGGTTCTGCCCGGGCAGGCGGTGGTGGCCATCGGCAACGCCCTGGGCCACGATTACAACGTGACCTTCGGGGTGGTCACCTCCGTCAACCGGACCGTCTACCGGCCCGAGCGGCTGCCCGTGGACGGCCTCATCATCACCGACGCCAGCTTCCATCCCGGCAACACCAGCGGCGCCCTGGTCCGGCTGGACGGGGTCCTGGTGGGCGTGGTGGGCATCCCCTGGCAGCACGGTCTGGGCTTGGCCATCCACTCCGACGTCGTGTGGCGCCTGGCCAACCAGATCATCGACTACGGCCAGGCCACCCATCCGTGGCTGGGCTTCTCCGGCGAGCCGGAAATCATCGACAATGCCTTGGTGG from Sphingobacteriaceae bacterium harbors:
- a CDS encoding trypsin-like peptidase domain-containing protein — its product is MDALSKTITDVVAQIQPSVVHVRATADNGDLSGMGSGVVIDNTHVITSAQVVSGEEKEIQVQTANGRKYRASIVGVDPLYHVTVLEIDGWLGIAPPKLASSREVLPGQAVVAIGNALGHDYNVTFGVVTSVNRTVYRPERLPVDGLIITDASFHPGNTSGALVRLDGVLVGVVGIPWQHGLGLAIHSDVVWRLANQIIDYGQATHPWLGFSGEPEIIDNALVDLFDLDVTRGVTVLQVADGGPGQQAGVMVDDLVVRIKGEPVGSLGSIRQVLATHRHGESVTLTVLRNGSLVDLDFPVAEMPRLRWGKNR
- a CDS encoding heavy metal translocating P-type ATPase — encoded protein: MLDPQTLLTLATLVLVAAGLLVEWLGDPTLAPYIYAAAYLTGGWYAAQQGIRTLLQGDVDVDLLMILAAIGAAFLDYWHEGAVLLLLFSASNTLQHFALERARRAIAALVELRPHQATRLEPDGSEVTVPIEDLVPGDRVIVLPGERVPADGVIAEGRSTLDESSLTGESMPVGKGPGDPVFAGTINHHGALTVTVTKDASDSLLARIVAMVEQAQEEKAQSQERIERFEQIYARVVIGLTIAAATIPRLWGADPDATMYRALTLMVVASPCAVAIAAPATFLSAMSTAARRGVLFKGGKYIERLADVQVVAFDKTGTLTEGRPQVTAMVTAPGVTDGELLAVAAALEARSEHPLAAAVLRHAQEQNVTYPEADDVTAVPSRGVVGTVAGRPAFVGDHVLARQRLDRLPPEVMAQAEELKERGHTLAFVGTDTGLLGVIGFGDRLRPDAYTAVAQLRELGIRHTALLTGDHGGVARVVAKELDIDEWHADMLPEEKAQVINRLSAKGPVAMVGDGVNDAPALATASVGVAMGGAGTDVALETADVVLMTDEISLFPFALDVSRRARRTLYQGLGLAVGVIAVLVVLTLFDLITLSVGVIGHEGSTLLVVANGLRMLWYRPAPPKAAKAPAAIGMPEPAGPATLTKGEALSYSGDGHIMQGVQGTGAPRERRSLE